One window from the genome of Gemmatimonas sp. encodes:
- a CDS encoding phytase — MPSTPVCPRTVAATPRTPHRRLTTRSLAALSALLLGTACGETRPPSADSATGSTSGAAAATNDTLQAAVVTQTVLNDSDDPAIWIDPAAPEQSLVVGTDKGDSTGGLYVFRLDGTIDSARTRRPLMRPNNVDIVDGFVMGRDTISIAVMTERGKQALRVYRLPDMTPIDGGGIRVFDGDVTRAPMGVALHRRASDGAVFAIVGGKAGPIDGYLWQYRLVANAKGIVQGTKVRAFGRYSGKKEIEAIAVDRTLGFVYYSDETVGVRQYRADPDAPGANEELALFGTSGFVSDHEGIGIYPTSDSTGYLLISDQQGQRLRVFSREGSAGAPYTHQLLAIIPVSAKETDGLEVTATPLGPRFPEGLLVMMSTDRTFHFFDWRDIKARIARRDTVVTR; from the coding sequence ATGCCCTCCACTCCCGTTTGCCCCCGCACGGTCGCGGCCACCCCGCGTACCCCTCACCGGCGCCTGACCACGAGGTCCCTGGCTGCCCTGTCGGCGCTGCTGCTTGGCACGGCCTGCGGGGAAACGCGCCCACCTTCCGCCGACTCCGCCACGGGGAGCACCAGCGGCGCAGCTGCTGCTACCAACGACACGCTACAGGCGGCCGTCGTCACCCAGACCGTGCTCAACGACTCCGACGACCCGGCCATCTGGATCGATCCGGCGGCACCCGAGCAGTCGCTCGTGGTGGGCACCGACAAGGGCGACAGCACGGGGGGCCTGTATGTTTTCCGCCTCGACGGCACCATCGACAGCGCGCGCACGCGCCGTCCGCTCATGCGCCCCAATAACGTCGACATCGTGGACGGCTTCGTCATGGGCCGGGACACCATATCGATCGCCGTCATGACGGAGCGCGGGAAGCAGGCGCTGCGCGTGTATCGCCTTCCCGACATGACCCCCATCGACGGGGGCGGCATTCGCGTCTTCGACGGCGATGTCACCCGGGCTCCCATGGGCGTCGCGTTGCACCGGCGCGCGAGTGACGGCGCCGTCTTCGCCATCGTGGGTGGCAAGGCCGGCCCCATCGACGGCTACCTCTGGCAGTATCGGCTGGTGGCCAACGCCAAGGGGATCGTGCAGGGTACCAAGGTGCGCGCCTTCGGCCGATACAGCGGCAAGAAGGAAATCGAGGCGATTGCCGTGGATCGCACACTGGGCTTCGTGTACTACAGCGACGAAACCGTGGGGGTGCGGCAGTACCGGGCCGATCCCGACGCCCCCGGGGCGAACGAGGAGCTGGCGCTCTTCGGAACATCCGGGTTCGTGAGCGATCACGAGGGGATTGGCATTTACCCCACCAGCGACAGTACCGGCTACCTGCTCATCTCCGACCAGCAGGGGCAGCGACTGCGGGTGTTCAGCCGCGAGGGGAGCGCAGGGGCGCCGTACACCCACCAGCTGCTCGCCATCATCCCCGTGAGCGCCAAGGAGACCGATGGACTGGAGGTCACCGCCACGCCGCTCGGACCGCGCTTCCCGGAGGGGCTGCTGGTCATGATGTCCACCGATCGCACTTTCCACTTTTTCGACTGGCGGGACATAAAGGCCCGCATCGCACGTCGAGACACGGTTGTTACGAGGTAA
- a CDS encoding YpdA family putative bacillithiol disulfide reductase, whose product METTTVDLAVVGAGPCGLAAAIAAQRAGLSAVVFDRGCLVNGIAGYPTYMTFFSTAERIAIGGVPFIVATEKPTRRDALAYYRGVADVYGLDVRQYETVQTMRQVRVDPRPGPSESERAARWLLRSEKRSGVVRETAAHAVVIATGYFGRPNRLGVPGESLSHVRHGYLEGHAAWREPVVIVGGANSAVDAALDMYRAGAQVTMVHVAEGLDANVKPWVRPEIEARLREGAITARFGSRVVAIELETVVIEGPAGTERLPATQVYTMTGYLPETGLLEQIGVPIDALSGIPAHDPITMATPLPGVYLAGVIASGNQANRIFIENGRDHGDAIVAHLLRHSLR is encoded by the coding sequence GTGGAGACCACGACCGTAGACCTTGCCGTCGTCGGCGCTGGCCCCTGCGGGTTGGCGGCGGCAATCGCCGCGCAGCGCGCAGGGCTGTCGGCTGTCGTGTTCGATCGCGGCTGTCTCGTGAACGGGATCGCCGGCTACCCCACGTACATGACGTTCTTCTCCACGGCGGAGCGCATCGCCATCGGTGGGGTGCCGTTCATCGTGGCCACAGAGAAGCCCACGCGTCGCGATGCGCTGGCCTATTACCGTGGGGTGGCCGACGTGTACGGGCTGGACGTGCGGCAGTACGAGACGGTGCAGACCATGCGTCAGGTACGTGTGGACCCGCGTCCCGGGCCGTCGGAGTCGGAGCGGGCGGCGCGGTGGCTGCTGCGCAGCGAGAAGCGTTCCGGGGTGGTGCGCGAAACGGCGGCCCATGCGGTGGTGATCGCCACGGGCTACTTCGGACGCCCCAACCGCCTGGGGGTGCCGGGAGAATCGCTGTCGCACGTGCGACACGGCTACCTCGAGGGGCACGCCGCCTGGCGGGAGCCCGTGGTAATCGTGGGGGGCGCCAACAGTGCGGTGGACGCGGCGCTGGACATGTACCGCGCCGGCGCACAGGTAACGATGGTGCACGTCGCCGAGGGGCTCGATGCAAATGTGAAGCCGTGGGTGCGTCCGGAGATCGAGGCGCGCCTGCGGGAGGGCGCCATCACGGCGCGCTTCGGCTCACGCGTGGTCGCCATCGAGCTGGAGACCGTGGTGATCGAGGGGCCCGCCGGCACCGAGCGGCTGCCCGCGACGCAGGTATACACCATGACCGGCTACCTGCCGGAGACGGGGCTGCTCGAACAGATCGGTGTGCCCATCGATGCGCTCAGCGGTATCCCCGCGCACGACCCGATCACCATGGCCACACCGCTCCCGGGCGTCTACCTTGCGGGAGTCATCGCGAGCGGCAACCAGGCCAATCGCATCTTCATCGAAAACGGCCGCGATCATGGCGACGCCATCGTGGCCCATCTGCTCCGCCATTCGCTGCGCTGA
- a CDS encoding TonB-dependent receptor: MRFLLRVAIGLVCTSSALSAQGVVTGTVTDPSGRPLSGVLVLVDGTSIRTSTDRGQYRALNVPAGSRTLTFRYIGYQPTSKTVTVSDGRTATLDVKLSEAVTSLTAIEVRGQVVGQASALNQQRTASTISSVIDNELVGRLPDPNMAEALARVPGIAVLRDQGEGRFVQIRGTSPNFNGMSINGLRLATPEQNSRQLPMDIVPSDQASQIQVSKTLTPDMDADAIGGNVNIVTRTAQANRPLLNFTAAGGQNQLGGGALMNIGANAGKRFGKSQKFGAMFGGTYYRNDRASQNVEGDWCSQTRNCGVGASLTSLDAPNLFEYRDYPQVDRLRTGVNGTLDYLLPNSGKLFLRGSWNQFNDDEIRARARFRFRGGGGSRWTQVSADSGVTTGSQFDRDIRLREVLQDIYTAQLGGEHYSSDGKALDWAVGFSRATENRPGALTMGFRQSNMSLAYNFADADRPRAYVVTGSLDDPARFGFNSLANEVRDTRDEDLSAKINGSIPVQFGAFSGAIKGGLSARLKDRSNAVNVFNYTNALGANSLNATGATLMGLLTTETTGRNLFDGDYAFGRTFDPRRMRDFITANPNAFTLNQLSSQTATAGGSFAVREDVYAGYLMATLDAGALRLVPGVRVEATEVQNTGNLVRLNSAGNALVEPIRATTANGSYVNVFPSLNATYRLGEYTNVKAAVTTALVRPQFGDMVPYVNVQAGQQTASVGNPDLKATTAINYDLMVEHYFTNVGFIAVGAFAKSLDNFIFATARARTNEDAVGPDATQIIQPVNGPTATLYGFEVAWQQNFTFLPGWLKSFGINANYTYTQSSADIPGRGRDGVNAPIPEQAPQAGNIGLFFDRGPLSLRLGGNYAGSFVSTISAVSPEADTRTKARFQVDASGSYQLRQGMKIFGEFINLSNTPLRAYVGDRPNRGGGGDDPSFEFYKPWGMLGIRIER, translated from the coding sequence ATGCGCTTCCTCCTTCGCGTTGCCATTGGCCTTGTGTGCACCAGCTCGGCGCTCAGCGCTCAGGGCGTGGTCACCGGCACGGTTACCGACCCCAGCGGCCGCCCGCTCTCCGGCGTGCTCGTCCTCGTGGACGGCACCAGCATTCGCACGTCGACCGACCGCGGGCAGTACCGTGCGCTCAATGTGCCCGCCGGCAGCCGGACGCTCACCTTCCGCTACATCGGCTACCAGCCCACGTCGAAGACCGTCACGGTGAGCGATGGGCGCACCGCCACGCTGGACGTGAAGCTGAGCGAAGCGGTCACGTCGCTCACCGCCATCGAAGTGCGCGGGCAGGTGGTGGGTCAGGCCTCGGCGCTCAACCAGCAGCGCACGGCCTCCACCATCTCCAGCGTCATCGACAACGAACTGGTGGGGCGCCTCCCCGATCCCAACATGGCCGAAGCGCTTGCCCGCGTGCCCGGCATTGCCGTGCTGCGCGACCAGGGTGAGGGGCGGTTCGTGCAGATCCGTGGCACAAGCCCGAACTTCAACGGCATGTCCATCAACGGCCTGCGCCTCGCCACGCCAGAGCAGAACAGCCGGCAGCTGCCCATGGACATCGTGCCCTCCGATCAGGCCAGCCAGATCCAGGTATCCAAGACGCTCACGCCCGACATGGACGCCGACGCCATCGGCGGCAATGTGAACATCGTGACGCGCACCGCGCAGGCCAACCGGCCACTGCTCAACTTCACGGCCGCCGGCGGTCAGAACCAGCTCGGCGGTGGTGCGCTCATGAACATCGGCGCCAACGCCGGCAAGCGTTTCGGCAAGAGCCAGAAGTTCGGGGCCATGTTCGGTGGCACCTACTACCGCAACGACCGCGCCTCGCAGAACGTCGAAGGCGACTGGTGCTCGCAGACCCGCAACTGCGGCGTGGGCGCTTCGCTCACGTCACTCGACGCGCCCAACCTGTTCGAGTATCGCGATTACCCGCAGGTCGATCGCCTGCGGACGGGCGTGAATGGCACGCTCGACTACCTGCTGCCGAACAGCGGCAAGCTGTTCCTGCGCGGCTCGTGGAATCAGTTCAACGACGACGAAATCCGCGCGCGCGCCCGCTTCCGCTTCCGCGGAGGCGGCGGATCACGCTGGACGCAGGTGAGCGCCGACTCGGGCGTCACCACGGGTTCGCAGTTCGACCGCGACATCCGCCTGCGCGAAGTGCTGCAGGACATCTATACGGCGCAGCTGGGGGGTGAGCACTACAGCAGCGATGGCAAGGCCCTCGACTGGGCCGTGGGCTTCTCCCGCGCGACCGAGAACCGCCCGGGGGCGCTCACCATGGGCTTCCGCCAGAGCAACATGTCGCTCGCCTACAACTTCGCTGACGCCGATCGTCCGCGGGCGTATGTGGTGACCGGTTCGCTCGATGATCCCGCGCGCTTCGGCTTCAACAGCCTGGCCAACGAAGTGCGCGACACGCGCGACGAGGATCTCTCGGCCAAGATCAACGGCTCCATCCCCGTGCAGTTCGGTGCCTTCAGCGGCGCCATCAAGGGCGGTCTGTCGGCGCGCCTCAAGGACCGATCCAACGCGGTGAACGTCTTCAACTACACGAATGCGCTCGGTGCCAACTCGCTCAACGCGACGGGCGCCACGCTCATGGGGCTGCTCACCACGGAAACCACAGGGCGCAACCTCTTCGACGGTGACTACGCCTTCGGTCGCACCTTCGACCCGCGGCGCATGCGCGACTTCATCACCGCCAATCCCAACGCCTTCACGCTCAATCAGCTGTCGTCCCAGACAGCGACGGCCGGTGGCTCCTTCGCGGTGCGCGAAGATGTCTACGCCGGCTACCTCATGGCCACGCTCGATGCCGGCGCGTTGCGCCTCGTGCCGGGCGTGCGCGTGGAAGCCACCGAGGTGCAGAACACCGGCAACCTCGTGCGACTCAATAGCGCCGGTAACGCCCTGGTCGAGCCCATCCGGGCGACCACGGCCAACGGGAGCTACGTGAATGTGTTCCCCTCGCTCAACGCCACGTATCGATTGGGCGAGTACACCAACGTGAAGGCCGCGGTCACCACGGCGCTCGTGCGCCCGCAGTTCGGGGACATGGTGCCCTACGTGAACGTGCAGGCCGGTCAGCAGACGGCGTCCGTTGGCAACCCCGATCTCAAGGCCACGACCGCCATCAACTACGACCTCATGGTCGAGCACTACTTCACGAACGTCGGCTTCATCGCCGTGGGCGCCTTTGCCAAGTCGCTCGACAACTTCATCTTCGCCACGGCCCGGGCCCGCACCAACGAAGACGCCGTGGGGCCCGATGCCACGCAGATCATCCAGCCGGTGAACGGACCAACCGCCACGCTCTACGGCTTCGAAGTGGCGTGGCAGCAAAACTTCACGTTCCTGCCGGGGTGGCTCAAGTCGTTCGGCATCAACGCGAACTACACCTACACGCAGTCGTCGGCCGACATCCCCGGCCGCGGGCGCGACGGGGTGAATGCGCCCATCCCCGAGCAGGCGCCGCAGGCAGGCAACATTGGCCTCTTCTTCGACCGGGGCCCGCTGTCACTCCGCCTGGGCGGCAACTATGCCGGCTCCTTCGTCTCCACCATCAGTGCCGTCTCCCCGGAGGCGGACACCCGTACCAAGGCCCGTTTCCAGGTGGACGCGTCCGGCAGCTACCAGCTGCGCCAGGGGATGAAGATCTTCGGCGAGTTCATCAACCTTTCCAACACGCCGCTGCGCGCGTACGTGGGCGATCGCCCGAACCGCGGCGGTGGCGGCGACGACCCCAGCTTCGAGTTCTACAAGCCGTGGGGCATGCTCGGCATCCGCATCGAGCGCTGA
- a CDS encoding adenylosuccinate synthase, which translates to MFDSKTRTVVVVGAQWGDEGKGKLVDVLAEQADWVVRYQGGANAGHTVHIGDTSFILHQIPSGILHPGVRCAIGNGVVMDPETLFTEIDELVADGVDVEGRLYVSERAHLVMPYHKLVDKASAASKAIGTTGRGIGPAYEDKVARRGVRVLDLRNADRLRELVSAGVERANAQLERSGAEVRASVEHTMHVLEALAPRLLGLADDVGLCVHRAIKSGAAVLLEGAQGSLLDIDHGTYPFVTSSNTTVGGAATGVGISPMALNAALGVVKAYTTRVGNGPLPTELEEPLHSHVRQLGHEFGATTGRPRRCGWFDGVVVKYAARVNGLTGLAITKLDVLDSLDQLAVCTGYKVGDDVYTEFPADLALLERAAPIYEWFPGWKQSTQDARSLSDLPPAARAYLDRLEQLCEAPIAYVSVGTRRDQIIALER; encoded by the coding sequence ATGTTCGATTCGAAGACGCGCACCGTGGTGGTCGTTGGGGCGCAGTGGGGCGACGAGGGTAAGGGCAAGCTGGTCGACGTGCTGGCTGAGCAGGCCGACTGGGTGGTGCGCTACCAGGGCGGCGCCAACGCCGGGCATACGGTGCATATCGGCGACACGTCGTTCATCCTGCACCAGATCCCGAGCGGCATCCTGCACCCGGGTGTGCGCTGTGCGATCGGCAACGGCGTGGTCATGGACCCCGAGACGCTCTTCACGGAAATCGACGAGCTGGTGGCCGACGGCGTGGACGTTGAGGGGCGCCTTTATGTAAGTGAACGGGCGCATCTGGTGATGCCGTATCACAAGCTGGTGGACAAGGCCAGTGCCGCCAGCAAGGCCATTGGTACGACGGGTCGCGGCATCGGTCCCGCCTACGAGGACAAGGTGGCGCGCCGCGGCGTCCGCGTGCTCGACCTGCGCAACGCGGACCGTCTCCGGGAACTGGTGAGCGCCGGCGTGGAGCGCGCCAACGCGCAGCTCGAGCGCAGCGGCGCCGAGGTGCGGGCCAGTGTGGAGCATACCATGCACGTGCTCGAAGCGCTGGCGCCGCGGCTGCTGGGGCTGGCCGACGATGTGGGGCTGTGCGTGCACCGCGCCATCAAGAGCGGCGCCGCCGTGCTGCTGGAAGGCGCGCAGGGGTCGCTGCTCGACATCGATCACGGCACGTATCCGTTCGTCACGTCGAGCAACACGACGGTGGGCGGCGCGGCGACCGGGGTGGGGATCTCGCCCATGGCGCTCAACGCCGCGTTGGGTGTGGTGAAGGCGTACACCACTCGCGTGGGCAACGGACCGCTCCCCACGGAGCTCGAGGAGCCGTTGCACAGCCACGTACGTCAGCTTGGACATGAGTTCGGCGCCACCACGGGACGTCCACGTCGCTGTGGCTGGTTCGACGGCGTCGTGGTCAAGTACGCGGCCCGTGTGAACGGCCTGACGGGGTTGGCCATCACCAAGCTCGACGTCCTCGATTCGCTGGACCAGCTGGCCGTGTGTACGGGCTACAAGGTGGGCGATGACGTGTACACCGAGTTCCCGGCGGATCTCGCGTTGCTCGAGCGGGCCGCGCCGATCTACGAGTGGTTCCCGGGATGGAAGCAAAGCACGCAGGACGCACGCTCGCTGAGCGACCTGCCGCCGGCGGCCCGGGCGTATCTCGACCGGCTGGAACAGCTGTGCGAGGCGCCCATCGCGTACGTGAGCGTGGGGACGCGGCGCGACCAGATCATTGCGCTCGAGCGCTGA
- a CDS encoding glycine--tRNA ligase: MSHPDVMDKLVSLCKRRGFIFQSSEIYGGTGSVWDYGPLGVELKKNIKDRWWHAMVRSRDDIEGLDAAILMHPRTWEASGHVAGFVDPLVDCKTCKGRFRADKLEDARCPQKPSKQPGQHDACQLTEARQFNLMFKTHMGALEESASIVYLRPETAQGIFVNFLNVQQSMRQKVPFGIAQIGKAFRNEITPGNFIFRTREFEQMEMQFFVEPGTDMEWFETWKALRMQWHLDLGLSPDRLKFHQHTAGELAHYARAAFDVTFDFGGTLGYQEIEGVHNRSDFDLTQHQQFSSKKLEYFDQVNNKRYVPYVIETSVGADRVTLAALVNAYREEVVEGEAEGRVVLGLHPSIAPIKAAIFPLTKKDGQPEMAKRLLDDLRGAFTVDYDETGSIGKRYRRQDEVGTPFCITVDGQSTGDHTVTVRDRDTLAQDRVDASQLRAYLAGKLLG, encoded by the coding sequence ATGAGTCATCCCGATGTGATGGACAAGCTGGTGTCGCTGTGCAAGCGACGGGGCTTCATCTTCCAGTCGTCCGAGATCTACGGCGGCACGGGATCGGTGTGGGACTATGGCCCGCTGGGCGTGGAGCTCAAGAAGAACATCAAGGATCGCTGGTGGCACGCGATGGTGCGGTCGCGCGACGATATCGAGGGGCTCGACGCGGCCATCCTCATGCATCCGCGCACCTGGGAAGCGAGCGGGCATGTGGCCGGTTTCGTGGACCCGCTCGTGGACTGCAAGACGTGCAAGGGCCGTTTTCGCGCCGACAAGCTGGAAGATGCGCGCTGCCCGCAGAAGCCGAGCAAGCAGCCGGGCCAGCACGACGCCTGCCAGCTCACCGAGGCGCGGCAGTTCAATCTGATGTTCAAGACGCACATGGGCGCGCTGGAGGAGAGCGCGAGCATCGTGTACCTGCGGCCGGAAACGGCGCAGGGGATCTTCGTGAACTTCCTGAACGTGCAGCAGAGCATGCGCCAGAAGGTGCCGTTCGGCATCGCGCAGATCGGCAAGGCGTTCCGCAACGAGATCACGCCGGGGAACTTCATTTTTCGCACGCGCGAGTTCGAGCAGATGGAGATGCAGTTCTTCGTCGAACCCGGCACGGACATGGAGTGGTTCGAGACGTGGAAGGCGCTGCGCATGCAGTGGCACCTCGACCTTGGCCTCTCGCCCGACCGTCTCAAGTTCCACCAGCACACGGCGGGTGAACTGGCGCACTACGCGCGCGCGGCGTTCGACGTGACCTTCGACTTTGGCGGCACGCTGGGCTACCAGGAAATCGAAGGTGTGCACAACCGCAGCGACTTCGACCTGACGCAGCACCAGCAGTTCTCGAGCAAGAAGCTCGAGTACTTCGACCAGGTGAACAACAAGCGCTACGTGCCGTACGTGATCGAAACGTCGGTGGGCGCCGATCGCGTGACACTGGCTGCCCTGGTGAATGCCTACCGCGAAGAGGTGGTGGAAGGCGAGGCCGAAGGGCGCGTGGTGCTGGGGCTGCACCCGTCGATTGCGCCGATCAAGGCGGCCATCTTCCCGCTCACCAAGAAGGACGGGCAGCCGGAGATGGCGAAGAGGCTGCTGGACGATCTGCGCGGGGCGTTCACCGTGGACTACGACGAAACGGGCTCGATCGGTAAGCGCTACCGGCGTCAGGACGAAGTGGGCACGCCGTTCTGCATCACGGTGGACGGGCAGAGCACGGGCGACCACACGGTCACGGTGCGCGACCGCGATACGCTGGCGCAGGACCGGGTGGACGCGTCGCAGCTTCGGGCGTACCTGGCGGGCAAGCTTCTCGGCTAA
- a CDS encoding glycosyl hydrolase: MFPVRTLALLSLPAAALLQPPARPASRSAAPPVALAPVTLDSAFLKNFRWRNIGPDRGGRSIAASGVKGRKNEAYFGATGGGLWKTTDGGETWTPVTDGQITSASVGAVAVSESHPDVVYIGTGESAIRGNIMPGDGIYKSTDAGKRWKHVGFRTADAISKIRVHPTNPDIVYAAVFGKYSVPSEERGVYKSTDGGATWKRVLFRDAKSGAVDIAIDRTNPQVLYAAIWEAYRKEYQMSSGGPGSGLFKSTDGGETWTEITRATGLPSGLVGKIGVALTAAKPGRVYALIENENGGLFKSDDAGATWTFVNGDRNIRQRAFYYTHLFADHQNADLVYLQNVSFFRSSDAGKTLVSIGAGSHGDWHDLWINPDDPTHLVAGNDGGGTVTFDTGKKYSEQDFPTEQWYHVITTKHVPFHVCGSQQDNSTLCTPMNWNLGRQNAAPGQEAQGGMAVSYQVGGGEPGYIAPDPLDLDVFFSGTNNGGYVDKFNRKTGLSREVNPYPWFYSGEPSKEIRERWQWTFPILFSQVDPKLLFVSSQRLWATRDGGRTWKNLSPDLTRHAPETQEKSGGPITGDMNGPEVYGTIFSVGPSKKDVNTIWTGSDDGLVHVTRDFGRTWTNVTPKAMPEFGRVSQIDASNFDNGTAYLSVRRPLLNDRAPYIFKTTDYGKTWTKIVMGLGAEDYVHAVREDPTRRGLLYAATQHGVYISYDDGAQWQSLKLNMPDVPVADLIVERDELVIGTHGRGFWVLDNVTPLRQATPQVLAARSHLFTPAVGLRSSPGVALSWTLAEKPKRGMLAVLDSTGAVLREFTGDTAAPASGAAAGGRRRGTSSSFPLQVGLTRFTFDLRATGIESFPGMILWGAGTAGPALPPGRYTVRLTTDGQELKAPLVIRRSPLVPEVSDADLRAQYAFGKQVRDKTNEAQRAVIEIRNVKAQLDDRYKRANDDAQLKAKGETLRSNAFAVEQNVYQVKNQSGQDPLNFPIKVNNRLANLLSMAERGDGPPGTYMPEILSILSKELGGYQATLEKVWKADLPAVNAELARLKLPAINPKCTVVAGCSATP; this comes from the coding sequence ATGTTCCCAGTGCGTACCCTCGCGCTGCTGTCGCTTCCGGCGGCCGCGCTGCTTCAGCCGCCGGCCCGCCCCGCCAGCCGCTCTGCGGCTCCTCCGGTGGCGCTGGCGCCGGTCACGCTCGATTCGGCTTTCCTCAAGAACTTCCGCTGGCGCAACATCGGCCCCGATCGCGGCGGGCGTTCCATTGCCGCCAGCGGGGTCAAGGGGCGCAAGAACGAAGCGTACTTCGGGGCTACGGGCGGCGGGTTGTGGAAGACCACCGACGGCGGCGAGACGTGGACGCCGGTAACCGACGGGCAGATCACCAGCGCCTCGGTGGGCGCCGTGGCGGTGAGTGAGAGCCACCCCGACGTGGTCTACATCGGCACGGGCGAGAGCGCGATCCGCGGCAACATCATGCCCGGGGACGGCATCTACAAGAGCACCGATGCCGGCAAGCGCTGGAAGCATGTGGGGTTCCGCACCGCCGACGCGATCTCCAAGATCCGCGTGCACCCCACCAACCCCGACATCGTCTACGCCGCGGTGTTCGGCAAGTACAGCGTGCCGAGCGAGGAGCGCGGCGTGTACAAGAGCACCGATGGCGGGGCCACCTGGAAGCGCGTGCTCTTCCGCGACGCGAAGAGCGGTGCCGTGGATATCGCGATCGATCGTACCAATCCGCAGGTGCTGTACGCGGCCATCTGGGAAGCCTACCGCAAGGAGTACCAGATGTCCTCCGGTGGGCCGGGCTCGGGGCTGTTCAAGAGCACCGACGGTGGAGAGACGTGGACCGAGATCACGCGTGCCACGGGGCTCCCCAGCGGACTCGTGGGCAAGATTGGCGTGGCGCTCACCGCCGCGAAGCCTGGTCGCGTCTATGCGCTCATCGAAAACGAGAATGGCGGTCTCTTCAAGAGCGATGACGCCGGGGCCACGTGGACCTTCGTGAACGGCGATCGCAACATCCGGCAGCGTGCATTCTACTACACGCACCTGTTCGCCGATCACCAGAACGCCGACCTCGTGTACCTCCAGAACGTGTCGTTCTTCCGCTCGAGTGATGCCGGCAAGACGCTCGTGAGCATCGGCGCCGGCAGTCATGGCGACTGGCACGACCTGTGGATCAACCCGGACGACCCGACGCATCTCGTTGCCGGGAACGACGGGGGCGGTACGGTGACCTTCGACACCGGGAAGAAGTACAGCGAGCAGGATTTCCCCACCGAGCAGTGGTACCACGTGATCACCACCAAGCACGTGCCGTTCCATGTGTGTGGCTCGCAGCAGGACAACAGCACGCTGTGCACGCCGATGAACTGGAATCTCGGCCGGCAGAATGCGGCGCCCGGTCAGGAAGCGCAGGGCGGCATGGCGGTGTCGTATCAGGTCGGTGGTGGTGAGCCGGGCTACATCGCCCCCGACCCGCTCGACCTCGATGTGTTCTTCTCCGGTACCAACAACGGCGGCTACGTCGACAAGTTCAATCGCAAGACCGGGCTCTCGCGCGAGGTGAATCCGTACCCCTGGTTCTATTCGGGCGAACCGTCGAAGGAAATCCGGGAACGCTGGCAGTGGACCTTCCCCATCCTGTTCTCGCAGGTGGACCCCAAGCTGCTGTTCGTGTCGTCGCAGCGCCTGTGGGCCACGCGTGACGGTGGCCGTACCTGGAAGAACCTCAGCCCTGATCTCACGCGCCACGCCCCGGAAACGCAGGAGAAGTCGGGCGGCCCGATCACCGGTGACATGAATGGCCCCGAGGTGTATGGCACGATCTTCTCGGTGGGGCCGAGCAAGAAGGATGTGAATACCATCTGGACCGGGTCCGACGACGGCCTCGTGCACGTGACCCGCGACTTCGGCCGCACATGGACGAATGTCACGCCCAAGGCGATGCCCGAGTTCGGCCGCGTGTCGCAGATCGACGCGTCGAACTTCGACAATGGCACGGCGTACCTGTCGGTGCGCCGTCCACTGCTCAACGATCGGGCACCGTACATCTTCAAGACCACCGATTACGGCAAGACGTGGACGAAGATCGTGATGGGGCTGGGCGCCGAGGACTATGTGCACGCGGTGCGTGAAGACCCCACGCGCCGCGGGCTGCTGTATGCGGCGACGCAGCATGGCGTGTACATCTCGTACGACGACGGCGCGCAGTGGCAGAGCCTCAAGCTCAACATGCCCGACGTCCCGGTGGCCGATCTCATCGTGGAGCGCGACGAACTCGTCATCGGCACGCACGGGCGCGGCTTCTGGGTGCTCGACAACGTGACGCCGCTGCGGCAGGCCACGCCGCAGGTCCTCGCCGCGCGCTCGCATCTGTTCACCCCGGCCGTTGGGCTGCGCTCGTCCCCCGGCGTGGCGCTCAGCTGGACGCTCGCCGAAAAGCCCAAGCGTGGCATGCTCGCCGTGCTCGACTCCACCGGGGCGGTGTTGCGCGAGTTCACCGGCGACACCGCCGCGCCGGCCAGCGGCGCGGCCGCGGGCGGTCGCCGTCGCGGGACCTCGAGCAGCTTCCCCCTCCAGGTGGGGCTCACGCGCTTCACCTTCGATCTGCGCGCCACGGGCATTGAAAGCTTCCCCGGGATGATTCTCTGGGGAGCGGGCACCGCCGGACCCGCGCTTCCCCCAGGACGCTACACCGTGCGGCTCACCACCGACGGGCAGGAACTCAAGGCGCCGCTGGTCATCCGTCGCAGCCCGCTCGTGCCCGAGGTGTCCGACGCCGACCTGCGGGCGCAGTATGCGTTCGGCAAGCAGGTGCGCGACAAGACCAATGAGGCGCAGCGCGCGGTCATCGAGATTCGTAACGTGAAGGCGCAGCTGGACGATCGCTACAAGCGGGCGAACGACGATGCGCAGCTCAAGGCCAAAGGGGAAACGCTCCGCTCCAACGCCTTTGCGGTGGAACAGAACGTCTACCAGGTCAAGAACCAGTCAGGGCAGGATCCGCTCAACTTCCCCATCAAGGTGAACAACCGGCTCGCCAACCTGCTGTCGATGGCTGAGCGTGGCGACGGTCCGCCGGGCACGTACATGCCGGAGATCCTGTCGATCCTGTCGAAGGAACTCGGCGGCTACCAGGCGACGCTGGAGAAGGTGTGGAAGGCCGACCTCCCGGCGGTGAACGCGGAACTCGCGCGCCTCAAGCTGCCCGCCATCAATCCCAAGTGCACGGTGGTGGCGGGATGCTCGGCGACACCGTGA